A window from Salminus brasiliensis chromosome 7, fSalBra1.hap2, whole genome shotgun sequence encodes these proteins:
- the lrrc8db gene encoding leucine rich repeat containing 8 VRAC subunit Db → MFTLTEVASLNDIQPTYRILKPWWDVFMDYLGIVMLMVAIFAGTMQLTKDQVVCLPVLDSWQESLTTQRPPETASGIGTGGSRVTLTAAPTSKDQPETGVPFPHPTAIRQPQPTGVKTNLDFQQYVFVNQMCYHEALPWYSKYFPYLALIHTIVLMVSSNFWFKYPKTSSKIEHFVSILGKCFESPWTTKALSETACEDSEENKQRLTGAPSLPKHFSTSSEEGSPNQSTPMLAKSSVKFSTEKPVIEVPSMTILDKKDGEQAKALFEKVRKFRAHVEDSDLIYKLYVAQTVIKTFKFILILCYTSTFVASIQFYHDCEPKIKHLTGYTKFNCTHNMAFMLKKLLISYIALICVYGLVCIHTLFWLFRRPLKEYSFEKVREESSFSDIPDVKNDFAFLLHMVDQYDQLYSKRFGVFLSEVSENKLREISLNHEWTFEKLRQHVTRNSQDKLELHLFMLSGVPDAVFELTDLEILKLELIPEARITAKISQMINLQELHFYHCPTKVEQTAFSFLRDHLRCLHVKFTDVAEIPTWVYLLKNLRELYLVGNLNSENNKMIGLESLRDLRHLKVLHLKSNLTKIPTNITDLAPHLIKLVVHNDGTKLLVLNSLKKMMNLSDLELHNCELERIPHAIFSLTNLQELDLKSNNIRTIEEVISFQHLKRLTCLKLWHNKIITIPLSISHVKNLESLYLSHNKLESLPVPLFNLLKLRYLDLSHNSIVVIPLEIGFLQNLQHFAITGNKVEVVPKQLFKCTKLRTLCLGHNCISALPEKIGQLVQLTHLELKGNCLDRLPAQLGQCRLLRRNFLLVEDHLFDSLPIEVKESINQETSVTFANGI, encoded by the coding sequence ATGTTTACCCTCACAGAAGTTGCCTCTCTGAACGACATCCAGCCGACCTATCGAATACTGAAACCATGGTGGGACGTGTTCATGGATTACCTGGGCATTGTCATGCTCATGGTGGCGATATTTGCTGGGACAATGCAGTTAACCAAAGACCAGGTCGTCTGCTTGCCTGTTCTGGACTCATGGCAGGAGTCCTTGACAACACAGAGGCCACCGGAAACCGCTTCTGGCATCGGGACAGGAGGAAGCAGAGTGACCTTAACAGCTGCACCTACAAGCAAAGACCAACCTGAGACAGGGGTCCCTTTCCCTCATCCAACCGCCATTAGACAGCCTCAGCCAAcaggtgtgaaaacaaaccTGGACTTTCAGCAGTATGTCTTTGTCAACCAGATGTGCTACCATGAAGCCCTGCCCTGGTATTCGAAGTACTTTCCATATCTTGCTCTTATCCACACTATTGTGCTCATGGTCAGCAGCAACTTTTGGTTCAAGTATCCAAAGACAAGTTCGAAAATTGAGCATTTCGTTTCGATTTTGGGGAAGTGTTTCGAGTCCCCTTGGACCACTAAGGCATTGTCTGAGACCGCTTGCGAGGACTCCGAAGAGAATAAGCAAAGACTGACTGGAGCCCCTTCATTACCAAAGCATTTCTCCACCAGCAGTGAAGAGGGAAGTCCAAACCAATCCACACCAATGCTGGCAAAATCCAGTGTTAAGTTCTCTACAGAGAAGCCTGTGATCGAAGTCCCGAGCATGACTATACTTGATAAGAAAGACGGCGAGCAGGCCAAGGCCCTTtttgagaaagtgagaaagttCCGTGCTCATGTTGAGGACAGTGACCTGATCTACAAACTCTATGTTGCACAAACAGTAATAAAGACCTTTAAGTTCATTTTGATCCTATGTTACACCTCAACGTTTGTTGCCTCCATTCAATTTTACCACGATTGTGAACCAAAAATCAAGCACTTAACTGGCTACACCAAATTTAATTGCACTCACAACATGGCTTTCATGTTGAAAAAGCTGCTTATTAGTTACATTGCtctcatttgtgtttatggcTTGGTGTGCATTCACACGCTCTTCTGGCTATTCAGGCGTCCCCTCAAGGAGTACTCCTTTgagaaagtaagagaggagAGCAGCTTTAGTGACATTCCGGATGTAAAGAACGACTTTGCTTTCCTCCTGCATATGGTAGATCAGTATGACCAGTTATACTCCAAGCGCTTTGGTGTGTTTCTCTCCGAGGTCAGCGAGAACAAGCTGCGAGAGATCAGCCTGAATCATGAGTGGACGTTTGAGAAACTACGGCAGCATGTGACTCGGAATTCGCAGGACAAGCTAGAGCTGCATCTGTTCATGCTCTCAGGTGTTCCTGACGCCGTGTTTGAGCTCACTGACCTGGAAATATTAAAACTTGAGCTGATCCCTGAAGCACGGATAACAGCGAAAATTTCCCAGATGATCAACCTCCAGGAGCTGCATTTCTATCACTGCCCCACCAAAGTTGAGCAGACTGCATTCAGTTTCCTTCGAGACCACCTACGGTGCCTTCATGTCAAGTTTACGGATGTCGCGGAGATCCCCACTTGGGTTTACCTGTTAAAGAACCTGAGGGAGCTCTACCTGGTTGGAAACCTGAACtcagaaaacaacaaaatgaTTGGTCTGGAATCCCTCAGAGACCTGAGGCACCTGAAGGTCCTCCATCTGAAGAGCAACCTTACGAAGATCCCAACCAATATAACAGACTTGGCTCCCCATCTGATCAAACTGGTGGTGCACAATGATGGTACTAAACTCTTGGTTTTGAACAGTTTGAAAAAGATGATGAACCTCTCCGATCTGGAGTTGCATAACTGTGAACTGGAAAGGATACCGCATGCCATTTTTAGCCTGACCAATCTACAGGAGTTGGACCTGAAATCCAATAACATTCGCACCATTGAGGAAGTCATCAGCTTTCAGCACCTCAAAAGGCTGACCTGCCTCAAACTGTGGCACAACAAGATCATCACCATTCCACTGTCCATAAGccatgtaaagaaccttgagTCCCTCTATCTTTCACACAACAAACTAGAGTCCTTGCCTGTCCCTTTGTTTAATCTGCTCAAGCTAAGATATTTGGACTTAAGTCACAACTCCATTGTGGTCATTCCACTAGAGATAGGATTCCTCCAGAACCTCCAACATTTTGCCATCACAGGAAACAAAGTGGAGGTGGTGCCCAAACAGCTGTTCAAATGCACGAAGCTGCGTACACTGTGTCTTGGCCATAACTGTATCTCTGCTCTACCGGAGAAAATTGGCCAGCTGGTGCAGCTGACACATCTGGAATTGAAGGGAAACTGTCTGGACCGCCTTCCAGCCCAGCTCGGCCAGTGCCGACTTCTGCGGCGCAACTTTCTCCTTGTAGAAGACCATCTATTCGACTCCCTGCCCATAGAGGTCAAAGAGAGCATAAATCAGGAAACCAGTGTTACTTTTGCTAACGGAATATAA